The following coding sequences lie in one Gemmatimonadota bacterium genomic window:
- a CDS encoding aminotransferase class III-fold pyridoxal phosphate-dependent enzyme has translation MYDTGKLLSEYDAEDIIEKDKRHVWHHLFQHKVLESQDPKIFVEGDGVRVRDISGREYLDGASGGVWCVNVGYGRESMARVIHDQLLKLPYYAGVAGTVPGAEFADKLSGLLPGLDHIFFSNSGSEANEKAFKMVRQAAHLSGSGKYKIVYRDRDYHGTTIACLAASGQPERKEQFGPFPDGFVSMPHALCYRCPFGLTYPDCGVKCAQALEDVLQQEDPDSVGAVLLEPITAGGGVIPPVDEYYTIVREICDRHDVFLIMDEVVCGFGRTGTMFGFEHYDVVPDIVTMAKGMASSYAPISATAARDRVFDRFVNDPSNGLAYFRDISTYGGCTAGLAAALENLRILQDEALVENSRVMGAYLNDRLRELEDHRYVGDLRGRGLFAGIELVLDKSTKEPMREDVMGVVQARVAQEGVLIGKTTRSFRGLNNTLNIAPPLIVTKADVDEIVEAVKVGIDQGCKQVLG, from the coding sequence ATGTACGACACCGGGAAGTTGCTGTCCGAGTATGACGCTGAAGACATCATCGAGAAGGACAAGCGACACGTCTGGCACCATCTATTCCAGCACAAGGTCCTCGAATCCCAGGACCCCAAGATCTTCGTCGAAGGGGACGGAGTCCGCGTACGGGACATCTCGGGGCGGGAGTACCTGGATGGCGCCTCGGGTGGCGTGTGGTGCGTCAACGTTGGCTACGGGCGCGAAAGCATGGCGCGGGTCATCCACGACCAGCTGCTCAAGCTGCCCTATTACGCGGGTGTGGCGGGAACGGTGCCCGGCGCCGAGTTCGCCGACAAGCTGAGCGGCCTCCTTCCCGGGCTCGACCACATCTTCTTCTCGAACAGCGGCTCGGAGGCGAACGAGAAAGCGTTCAAGATGGTGCGACAGGCCGCGCATCTATCCGGGTCGGGGAAGTACAAGATCGTCTACCGGGACCGGGACTATCACGGCACCACGATCGCGTGCCTGGCCGCCAGCGGGCAGCCGGAGCGCAAGGAACAGTTCGGACCGTTTCCGGACGGATTCGTGTCGATGCCGCACGCGCTCTGCTACCGCTGTCCGTTCGGATTGACCTATCCCGACTGCGGAGTCAAGTGCGCCCAGGCCCTCGAAGACGTGCTTCAGCAGGAAGATCCGGACTCGGTGGGGGCGGTCCTGCTGGAGCCCATCACGGCGGGTGGTGGGGTGATCCCCCCAGTCGATGAGTACTACACCATCGTCCGGGAGATCTGTGACCGCCACGACGTCTTCCTCATCATGGACGAGGTGGTCTGCGGCTTCGGCCGGACCGGCACCATGTTCGGCTTCGAGCACTACGACGTTGTGCCCGACATCGTCACCATGGCCAAGGGAATGGCGAGTTCCTACGCGCCAATCTCGGCGACCGCCGCGCGCGACCGGGTCTTCGACCGCTTCGTGAACGATCCCTCCAACGGCCTCGCCTACTTCAGGGATATCAGCACGTACGGCGGGTGTACGGCGGGGTTGGCGGCGGCGCTCGAGAACCTGCGGATCCTGCAGGACGAGGCTCTGGTGGAGAACTCCCGAGTGATGGGCGCCTACCTGAACGATCGCCTGCGCGAGTTGGAGGACCACCGTTACGTGGGCGATCTCAGAGGGAGAGGATTGTTCGCGGGAATCGAGCTCGTCCTGGACAAGTCGACCAAGGAGCCCATGCGGGAGGACGTGATGGGCGTCGTGCAGGCACGCGTGGCACAGGAAGGCGTGCTCATCGGTAAGACCACCCGAAGCTTCCGAGGTCTCAACAACACGCTCAACATTGCGCCCCCGCTGATCGTCACAAAGGCGGACGTCGACGAGATCGTCGAGGCGGTGAAGGTCGGAATCGACCAGGGGTGCAAGCAGGTCCTCGGGTAG
- the xsc gene encoding sulfoacetaldehyde acetyltransferase has translation MAKQKMTPSEALVETLVAEGVTDVFGLVGSAFMDALDLFPDAGIRFIPVAHEQAAAHAADGLARVTGRPQACIAQNGPGIANFVSAIAAAYWAHSPVVALTPETGSGGIGTGGFQELDQMAMFEEQTVFQVRVNRPDRMAELARRCFYRAKVELGPTQLNIPRDFFYGDLVDDIYATPTPGASRPSRDDIARTVAIVKNAKFPVIISGGGVSQGGALDSIRALAEYLSAPVVNTYLHNDTFPYSHELGCGPLGYCGSKAAMRTIAKADVVLALGTRLGVFGLLPQYDMTYWPENATLIQVDRDASKWGMSKIPAIFSVCDVGEFARELLMELENAMPGLARNDGRIAEVAKEKKRWDDELEEWSSSTSELMHPRRFLWEFSRAMPKNAIVTTDIGNTCSISNSYLRFDGTRQLISALTWGNCGFAYGAAMGAKVGRPDAPVFAIQGDGAWGISGLSEVMTAVREKIPVIAVVINNYEWGAEKKNQIDFYGHRFVGTNLRQNPDYGELAKVMGAVGYTVRDYREVQDVVREAVASGRPCVINAVVEGGEKVLAEPFRRDALKKPQRALEKYKHLNVGD, from the coding sequence ATGGCCAAGCAGAAGATGACTCCGTCGGAGGCGCTGGTGGAGACGCTGGTCGCCGAGGGTGTGACCGATGTGTTCGGTCTTGTCGGCTCCGCGTTCATGGACGCGCTGGATCTGTTTCCGGACGCCGGAATCCGCTTCATCCCGGTGGCGCACGAGCAGGCCGCCGCGCATGCGGCGGACGGGCTGGCGCGGGTGACGGGGCGCCCCCAGGCGTGCATCGCGCAGAACGGACCCGGCATCGCCAACTTCGTCTCCGCGATCGCGGCGGCGTATTGGGCGCACTCGCCCGTGGTCGCGTTGACGCCGGAGACCGGTTCGGGAGGCATCGGCACGGGTGGCTTCCAGGAGCTAGACCAGATGGCCATGTTCGAGGAGCAGACCGTCTTCCAGGTCCGCGTCAATCGACCCGACCGCATGGCGGAGCTGGCGCGCCGCTGCTTCTATCGCGCCAAGGTGGAGTTGGGCCCCACGCAACTCAACATCCCCCGGGACTTCTTCTACGGCGACCTGGTGGACGACATCTACGCGACCCCCACGCCGGGCGCGAGCCGGCCGTCCCGGGACGACATCGCACGGACCGTCGCGATCGTGAAGAACGCCAAGTTCCCTGTGATCATCTCGGGTGGCGGCGTCAGCCAGGGAGGCGCCCTGGACAGCATTCGGGCGCTCGCGGAGTACCTCAGCGCGCCGGTCGTCAACACCTACCTGCACAACGACACGTTCCCGTACAGCCACGAGCTGGGCTGTGGGCCTCTGGGCTACTGCGGCTCCAAGGCTGCGATGCGCACCATCGCGAAGGCGGACGTGGTTCTGGCACTGGGTACGCGCCTGGGCGTCTTTGGTCTGCTGCCCCAGTACGACATGACGTACTGGCCCGAGAACGCCACGCTGATCCAGGTGGACCGGGATGCCAGCAAATGGGGGATGAGCAAGATCCCTGCGATCTTCTCCGTCTGCGACGTCGGGGAGTTCGCACGCGAGCTTCTGATGGAGCTCGAGAACGCCATGCCCGGTCTCGCCCGCAACGACGGCCGTATCGCGGAGGTCGCCAAGGAGAAGAAGCGCTGGGACGACGAGTTGGAGGAATGGTCGTCCTCGACCAGCGAGCTCATGCATCCGCGTCGGTTCCTGTGGGAGTTCTCCCGCGCGATGCCGAAGAACGCCATCGTCACCACCGACATCGGCAACACCTGCTCGATCTCGAACAGCTATCTGCGCTTCGACGGCACCCGCCAACTCATCTCCGCGCTCACCTGGGGGAACTGCGGCTTCGCGTATGGAGCCGCGATGGGCGCCAAGGTCGGGCGTCCTGACGCCCCGGTGTTCGCGATCCAGGGAGACGGCGCTTGGGGCATCAGCGGCCTGTCGGAGGTGATGACCGCGGTGCGAGAAAAGATCCCCGTGATCGCGGTGGTCATCAACAACTACGAATGGGGCGCGGAGAAGAAGAACCAGATCGACTTCTACGGTCACCGTTTCGTCGGCACCAACCTGCGGCAGAACCCCGACTACGGGGAGTTGGCCAAGGTCATGGGGGCCGTCGGCTACACGGTGCGGGACTACCGCGAGGTCCAGGACGTGGTACGCGAAGCGGTGGCGTCAGGGCGGCCCTGCGTGATCAACGCCGTCGTGGAGGGTGGCGAGAAGGTGTTGGCCGAGCCGTTCCGCCGGGACGCCCTGAAGAAGCCCCAGCGTGCCTTGGAGAAATACAAGCATCTGAACGTGGGTGACTGA
- a CDS encoding alanine/glycine:cation symporter family protein, whose translation MMRPIADVIYGLVFYAVPVAGVELPLIVAWLVAGGVFFTLFLGFINVRGFRHSIDLVLGKYSDASHPGEVTHFQALATAVSGTVGIGNIAGVAVAISVGGPGATFWMIVAGLLGMSTKFAECTLAVKYRKEHEDKTVSGGPMYFLERGLALRNLPGVGRALGIFYALAMVIGCLGIGNMFQSNQAAAILIDVTGGSASPFFGRAWILGLIMAVLVGLVIVGGIKSIARTTSKLVPFMAILYMTLATLVLALNADRLPAALGHIWTGAFSPTGIAGGFVGVMITGFRRAVFSNEAGLGSAAIAHSAVRTNEPVTEGFVALLEPFIDTVVICTMTALVIVTTVYDPSLASTEMSGIELSIAAFSSTLPWSPVPLSIAAVLFAFSTTISWSYYGLKAVTYLAGHRAPVEVGFKLFYCSFIVLGSSIQLGALVDLSDALIFLVAIPNLIGLYLLSPVLREEVRSYRERLKRY comes from the coding sequence ATGATGCGTCCCATCGCGGACGTCATATACGGACTGGTCTTCTACGCGGTCCCCGTGGCCGGGGTGGAGCTACCCCTCATCGTCGCCTGGCTGGTGGCGGGCGGGGTGTTCTTCACCTTGTTCCTGGGCTTCATCAACGTCCGCGGATTCCGGCATTCCATCGACCTGGTGCTCGGGAAGTACTCCGACGCGAGCCACCCGGGAGAGGTGACGCACTTCCAGGCGCTGGCCACCGCGGTATCGGGTACCGTTGGCATCGGCAACATCGCAGGGGTAGCCGTTGCCATCTCCGTGGGCGGGCCGGGAGCCACGTTCTGGATGATCGTGGCAGGCCTCTTGGGCATGAGCACCAAGTTCGCCGAGTGCACCTTGGCGGTGAAGTACCGCAAGGAGCATGAGGACAAGACCGTCAGCGGTGGGCCCATGTACTTCCTGGAGCGCGGACTGGCGCTCCGCAACCTGCCGGGCGTGGGGCGGGCGCTCGGGATCTTCTACGCGCTGGCGATGGTGATCGGATGCCTGGGCATCGGCAACATGTTCCAGTCGAACCAGGCCGCGGCGATTCTCATCGACGTTACAGGTGGGTCCGCCAGCCCCTTCTTCGGCCGGGCCTGGATCCTGGGGCTGATCATGGCGGTTCTGGTCGGCCTCGTCATCGTGGGCGGGATCAAGAGCATCGCCCGGACCACCTCGAAGCTGGTGCCGTTCATGGCGATCCTCTATATGACCCTGGCCACCCTGGTGCTGGCGCTGAACGCCGACCGCCTCCCGGCCGCCCTCGGTCATATCTGGACCGGCGCTTTTTCGCCCACGGGGATCGCCGGGGGGTTCGTGGGTGTGATGATCACCGGGTTCCGCCGGGCGGTGTTCTCGAATGAAGCGGGTCTGGGCTCGGCGGCGATCGCCCACTCGGCGGTCCGGACCAATGAGCCCGTGACGGAGGGGTTCGTGGCCCTGCTGGAGCCCTTCATCGACACGGTCGTCATCTGTACCATGACGGCTCTGGTCATCGTCACCACCGTGTACGACCCTTCCCTCGCGTCCACCGAGATGAGCGGCATCGAGCTGAGCATCGCTGCGTTCTCGAGCACGCTTCCCTGGTCACCCGTCCCGCTGTCGATCGCGGCGGTGCTCTTCGCCTTCTCCACCACGATTTCATGGAGCTACTACGGCCTCAAGGCCGTGACCTATCTCGCCGGCCATCGGGCTCCGGTGGAGGTAGGCTTCAAGCTCTTCTACTGCTCGTTCATCGTCCTCGGGAGCAGCATCCAACTGGGAGCCCTCGTCGACCTCTCGGATGCATTGATCTTCCTGGTGGCCATCCCGAATCTCATTGGCCTCTACCTGCTGTCACCGGTGTTGAGGGAGGAGGTCCGTTCCTATCGCGAGCGCCTCAAACGCTACTGA
- a CDS encoding RagB/SusD family nutrient uptake outer membrane protein produces MTSIRMFSDVLRAAGAGVLLAVSVAGCDLNNLLEVSDPSRLLAENVEVPSQAGALMNGLEADFLCAHGAWVQVTAVLGDEFEDTNAGGDNWSLDRRRPQSQNNWGDNDCTDALPSAYVPASRARWVADNVTGLLESWTDQEVAQRTARIARASLLAGFSLNMLGTAMCTAALDEGPELTPQQVFAEAEERFTKALDVAQAGSMADVANAARVGRARVRLYQGDTQGALSDARAVTEGFAMNIQPSDANNRLYNRVWASNQFGFNFSVPAWSRNLTTGGEADPRTATFDTGRDTGWGPGNVFAQEKYGSANSPMPIARWEEAQLIIAEIVGGQEAVGIINALRAPWSLPQFASSDESEISDMVVAERQRELWFEGLRSYDLRRLSLPLFPAPGEEYQPGIKGGLYGDQTCIPLPIIETFNNGTIR; encoded by the coding sequence ATGACTTCGATCAGAATGTTCTCCGACGTGCTGCGGGCCGCAGGAGCAGGGGTGCTGCTGGCCGTCTCCGTAGCCGGATGCGACTTGAACAACCTTCTCGAGGTAAGTGACCCAAGTCGACTCCTGGCCGAGAACGTGGAGGTCCCCTCTCAGGCTGGGGCGCTGATGAATGGCCTGGAGGCCGATTTCCTCTGCGCTCACGGCGCCTGGGTGCAGGTAACAGCGGTGCTCGGTGATGAGTTCGAGGACACTAACGCCGGCGGCGACAACTGGTCACTGGACCGCCGCCGTCCCCAGAGTCAGAACAACTGGGGTGACAACGACTGCACGGACGCGCTACCCTCTGCTTATGTACCCGCGTCGCGCGCCCGCTGGGTGGCGGACAACGTCACGGGGTTGCTTGAGTCCTGGACCGACCAGGAGGTGGCGCAGCGCACGGCGCGGATCGCGCGTGCGTCTCTGCTGGCGGGGTTCAGTCTGAACATGTTGGGCACCGCCATGTGCACGGCGGCGCTCGACGAAGGCCCGGAGCTTACCCCCCAGCAGGTCTTCGCGGAGGCCGAGGAGCGCTTCACCAAGGCGCTCGACGTCGCGCAGGCGGGGAGCATGGCAGACGTGGCCAACGCGGCGCGGGTGGGCCGGGCGCGGGTGCGCCTCTATCAGGGCGACACCCAGGGCGCCCTGAGCGATGCGCGGGCGGTGACGGAGGGGTTCGCGATGAACATCCAACCCTCCGACGCCAACAACCGGTTGTACAACCGAGTGTGGGCATCCAACCAGTTTGGCTTCAACTTCTCGGTGCCGGCTTGGTCCCGGAACCTGACTACCGGTGGGGAGGCGGACCCACGCACCGCGACCTTCGACACGGGTCGGGACACCGGGTGGGGGCCCGGCAACGTGTTCGCGCAGGAGAAGTACGGATCTGCCAACAGTCCGATGCCGATCGCGCGATGGGAGGAGGCCCAGCTCATCATCGCCGAGATCGTGGGCGGTCAGGAGGCCGTCGGGATCATCAACGCACTGCGCGCTCCCTGGAGCTTGCCCCAGTTCGCGAGCAGCGACGAATCCGAGATCTCCGACATGGTGGTGGCCGAGCGCCAACGGGAGTTGTGGTTCGAGGGATTGCGGTCGTACGATCTACGGCGCTTGAGTCTGCCCTTGTTCCCCGCTCCAGGAGAAGAATACCAGCCGGGCATCAAGGGCGGGCTTTACGGCGACCAGACCTGCATCCCGCTCCCGATCATCGAGACGTTCAACAACGGGACGATCCGGTGA
- a CDS encoding SusC/RagA family TonB-linked outer membrane protein gives MWSLLLSVSLMAGPAPAATGALLDWQVASQDATASELRFAGDVDRALIPAVVPRPFALVGSVTGRVTDARTGQPIPSAQIYIAALDLGTLSNDEGRYLLQNVPDGTHTIRAELIGYETVTTQITVTPGGTVVHDFRLAEQALAMDEIVVTGVPGGTRVRAIGNAVGSLDAAGVTEKAAIADVQSVLRGRTPSVNMMGGGQVGVAPRMRIRGASTFSLDGQPLVYIDGVRANNEETSGYAFGNNAGVRGILSSLDPEQIEKIEVLKGPAAATLYGTEASRGVVNIITKRGREGRARVDLTIRQGFNYLANPVDKVGYENYWRDPSTNEVYSLNMVDHMNALGREIFTYGPVQSYSGNLSGGSQDTQYFFSTTYSREEGVYSWNWAKRLNLRTNIDTRLADNLGLNVNMGYTNSRDRIATDGFSSIIEGLEFGSPRFLPEHRCRTNPGFGCDVFEGVPVVGVPVRDRSLENHQDLDRFSGGATFTFTPVEWLTTRLTTGVDYTGQLDVALREFQTNDTALASLGAVGARGFRNEARTSTLFSTTDLSGTADWRISPTLTSATSVGAQYYTRTISFLSAGGQQFAGPGLSTITATAIQDTPQNNRVGDNTLGFYVQETLGWRDRLFLTGAVRVDNNSAFGSDIDLVTYPKASLSWVMNEEGWWEDVAPSWLNGFRLRLAWGQSGEQPASFSALRTWTPVTGPQGTAGVTPNTVGNPDLTAEIGEETEVGFDSELIDSRLGLQFTYYHKLTKGAILQRDLPPSGGFTGQQFVNAGRIVNDGLELALNARMLERQGFSWDMGFNMSYNDSEILQLSGEPGDTTIVFNSWSSMEHRVGHAPFSWFGVDVVSAELDANGRATNALCNDGRGGTTPCFDAGGNTIAPRLDLGRAIAPWEFSLSTDVSLGDNLSFHALFTSEQGHKRFDNTLRQRCRLYSVCRENAFPEEWDPIMQATVQSSDQIIDSWVNDVSFIRLKELSMTYDIPRRFIEGYKMSRAVWQVSARNLLTFTDWTAGDPEVMFSSGGRMFMYQNNIPLPQQITTSIRVSF, from the coding sequence ATGTGGTCGCTCTTATTGTCCGTGTCCTTGATGGCCGGTCCCGCGCCGGCCGCGACCGGCGCGCTGCTCGATTGGCAGGTCGCTTCCCAGGATGCCACCGCGTCCGAGCTCCGCTTCGCGGGAGACGTCGACCGGGCTCTGATCCCGGCGGTGGTTCCGCGCCCGTTCGCCTTGGTGGGGTCGGTCACCGGCCGCGTCACCGATGCCCGCACCGGTCAGCCGATCCCTTCGGCCCAGATCTATATCGCAGCCCTCGATCTGGGCACCCTCTCCAATGACGAAGGGCGCTACCTGCTTCAGAACGTCCCGGATGGCACTCACACGATCCGGGCCGAGCTGATCGGCTACGAGACGGTGACCACGCAGATTACCGTGACACCGGGTGGCACCGTCGTGCACGACTTCCGACTGGCCGAGCAGGCCCTGGCCATGGACGAGATCGTCGTGACCGGCGTCCCGGGTGGCACTCGCGTGCGGGCGATCGGCAACGCCGTGGGGTCGCTGGACGCAGCGGGCGTCACCGAAAAGGCGGCCATCGCCGATGTGCAGTCGGTGCTCCGCGGTCGTACGCCCAGCGTCAACATGATGGGCGGCGGGCAGGTCGGAGTGGCGCCACGGATGCGGATTCGCGGGGCGTCCACCTTCTCGCTGGATGGCCAGCCACTCGTCTACATCGATGGCGTCCGCGCCAACAACGAGGAGACCTCGGGCTACGCCTTCGGCAACAACGCGGGCGTGCGTGGAATCCTGAGCAGCCTGGACCCCGAACAGATCGAGAAGATCGAAGTGCTCAAGGGCCCTGCTGCCGCCACACTGTACGGCACGGAGGCGTCACGAGGGGTGGTCAACATCATCACCAAGCGAGGCCGTGAAGGCCGGGCGCGGGTCGACCTCACGATCCGGCAAGGGTTCAACTACCTGGCCAATCCCGTGGACAAGGTGGGCTATGAGAACTATTGGCGTGATCCCTCGACCAACGAGGTGTACTCGCTGAACATGGTCGACCATATGAATGCACTGGGCCGTGAGATCTTCACGTACGGCCCCGTGCAATCGTACAGCGGAAATCTCAGTGGAGGGTCGCAGGACACGCAGTACTTCTTCTCGACCACGTACTCCCGAGAGGAAGGGGTCTACAGCTGGAACTGGGCCAAGCGGCTCAACCTGCGCACCAACATCGATACCCGTCTGGCCGACAACCTCGGCCTGAACGTCAACATGGGGTACACCAACAGTCGGGACCGCATCGCGACGGACGGGTTCTCCAGCATCATCGAGGGCCTGGAATTCGGAAGCCCGCGCTTCCTGCCGGAGCACCGCTGCCGCACCAATCCGGGCTTCGGCTGCGACGTCTTCGAAGGCGTGCCCGTGGTTGGCGTGCCGGTGCGCGACCGCTCATTGGAGAACCACCAGGACCTCGACCGCTTCTCCGGCGGCGCCACCTTCACGTTCACGCCGGTCGAATGGCTCACGACGCGTCTGACCACCGGGGTCGACTACACCGGACAGCTCGACGTGGCCCTCCGTGAGTTTCAGACCAACGATACCGCGCTCGCTTCGTTGGGCGCCGTGGGTGCGCGTGGGTTCCGTAACGAGGCGCGCACCTCGACGCTGTTCTCGACCACGGACCTGTCAGGCACCGCCGACTGGCGGATCTCGCCGACGCTCACGTCGGCCACATCGGTCGGTGCCCAGTACTACACGAGAACGATCAGCTTCTTATCTGCGGGCGGTCAGCAGTTCGCAGGCCCTGGCCTCAGCACCATTACCGCCACGGCGATCCAGGACACACCGCAGAACAATCGGGTCGGCGACAACACCCTGGGTTTCTATGTGCAGGAGACCTTGGGTTGGCGTGACCGACTGTTCCTGACAGGGGCGGTCCGAGTCGACAACAACAGCGCCTTCGGCTCCGACATCGACCTGGTGACGTATCCCAAAGCCTCTCTGTCCTGGGTGATGAACGAGGAAGGGTGGTGGGAGGACGTGGCCCCGTCGTGGCTCAACGGCTTCCGCCTGCGCCTGGCCTGGGGCCAGTCCGGAGAGCAGCCTGCCTCGTTCTCGGCGCTCCGCACGTGGACTCCGGTGACGGGCCCGCAGGGCACCGCGGGGGTCACTCCCAACACGGTCGGCAACCCGGACCTCACCGCCGAGATCGGCGAGGAGACCGAGGTCGGGTTCGATTCCGAGCTCATAGACAGCCGGCTCGGTCTGCAGTTCACCTACTATCACAAGCTGACCAAGGGGGCGATCCTGCAGCGGGATCTGCCGCCTTCCGGTGGCTTCACCGGCCAGCAGTTCGTCAACGCAGGCCGGATCGTGAACGACGGACTGGAGCTCGCGCTCAACGCCCGCATGCTGGAGCGTCAGGGCTTCAGCTGGGACATGGGCTTCAACATGTCCTACAACGATTCCGAGATCCTTCAACTATCGGGTGAGCCCGGCGACACGACGATCGTGTTCAACAGCTGGAGCTCGATGGAGCACCGCGTCGGTCACGCACCCTTCAGCTGGTTCGGTGTGGACGTGGTCAGTGCAGAGTTGGACGCGAACGGTCGAGCTACCAACGCGCTCTGCAACGATGGGCGAGGCGGGACGACGCCCTGCTTCGACGCGGGGGGCAACACCATCGCGCCCCGCTTGGACCTGGGTCGTGCCATTGCCCCGTGGGAGTTTTCGCTGTCGACGGACGTCTCTCTGGGAGACAACCTCAGCTTCCACGCGCTCTTCACGTCGGAGCAAGGGCACAAGCGCTTCGACAATACGCTCCGCCAACGATGCCGGCTCTACTCTGTCTGCCGCGAGAACGCGTTCCCGGAGGAGTGGGATCCGATCATGCAGGCCACCGTGCAGAGCAGCGATCAGATCATCGACTCCTGGGTCAACGATGTGAGCTTCATCCGACTCAAGGAGCTCTCGATGACCTATGACATCCCTCGGCGCTTCATCGAGGGCTACAAGATGAGTCGGGCGGTGTGGCAGGTGTCGGCGCGCAATCTGTTGACGTTCACGGATTGGACCGCCGGTGACCCGGAGGTGATGTTCAGCAGCGGCGGCCGGATGTTCATGTACCAGAACAATATTCCGCTGCCGCAACAGATCACCACGTCCATCCGCGTAAGCTTCTGA
- a CDS encoding NAD(P)-dependent oxidoreductase, translating into MVEPGRTRIGWIGLGVMGRSMCGHLMERGFEATVFTRTRSTADGLLARGAHWAASPKEVAARSDVVFSIVGFPRDVREVMLGEEGVLAGCRAGSVVVDMTTSDPSLAVELYEAARARGVSSVDAPVSGGDIGAREGRLSIMIGGDADVVDALTPCWEAMGKAYVRQGGPGAGQHTKMVNQTLIASGMVGVCEGLLYAYKAGLDLERVMQSVASGAAGSWSLSNYGPRMIANNFDPGFFVEHFVKDMGIALSEASRMGLALPGLALAHQLYIALQAQGGSRKGTHALQLALARLSDIDWERR; encoded by the coding sequence ATGGTTGAGCCAGGCAGGACTCGAATCGGCTGGATCGGGCTGGGGGTGATGGGCCGGAGCATGTGCGGCCACCTGATGGAGCGTGGCTTCGAGGCGACGGTCTTCACCCGGACGCGATCGACGGCAGACGGCTTGTTGGCGCGGGGCGCACACTGGGCCGCCAGCCCCAAGGAGGTCGCGGCACGCAGCGACGTCGTCTTCAGCATCGTCGGATTCCCGAGGGACGTTCGGGAGGTGATGCTGGGTGAAGAGGGCGTGCTGGCGGGATGCCGGGCCGGAAGCGTAGTGGTGGACATGACCACCAGCGACCCCTCCCTGGCCGTGGAACTCTACGAGGCCGCCCGCGCGCGCGGCGTCTCGAGTGTGGATGCACCGGTGTCCGGCGGCGACATCGGGGCTCGGGAGGGGCGGCTCTCCATCATGATCGGTGGAGACGCCGACGTGGTCGACGCCTTGACCCCCTGCTGGGAAGCGATGGGCAAGGCCTATGTGCGCCAGGGCGGACCTGGGGCGGGCCAACACACCAAGATGGTCAACCAGACGCTCATCGCGTCGGGAATGGTCGGCGTTTGCGAGGGCCTCCTGTATGCCTATAAGGCCGGCCTCGACCTGGAGCGCGTAATGCAGTCGGTCGCTTCGGGAGCGGCGGGCAGTTGGTCTCTGTCGAACTACGGCCCCCGCATGATCGCCAACAACTTCGACCCCGGTTTCTTCGTCGAGCACTTCGTCAAAGACATGGGGATCGCTCTGTCCGAGGCCAGTCGGATGGGGTTGGCACTACCCGGTCTCGCGCTGGCGCACCAGCTCTACATCGCACTTCAAGCGCAGGGGGGCAGCCGCAAAGGAACCCACGCGCTCCAGTTGGCTCTGGCGCGACTCTCCGACATCGACTGGGAGAGGCGCTGA
- a CDS encoding GNAT family N-acetyltransferase, with amino-acid sequence MRLAGPADAATLARLRYSFRAEIGHVTEAEADFLPRCEKWMRQRLGPTSPWRCWVVEADGGVVGQLWAQRIEKLPNPVSELEHHAYITNVYVAPERRGEGLGTRLLEAALAWIRSQDIDAVVLWPTARSRTLYARYGFVERGDCMERRASSG; translated from the coding sequence GTGCGTCTGGCCGGCCCTGCGGACGCGGCGACGCTCGCTCGCCTCCGCTACTCGTTCCGCGCCGAGATCGGCCATGTGACGGAGGCGGAAGCCGATTTCCTGCCCCGATGCGAGAAGTGGATGCGTCAGCGTTTGGGCCCCACCTCTCCGTGGCGTTGCTGGGTGGTCGAGGCCGACGGCGGCGTAGTCGGTCAGCTTTGGGCGCAGCGCATCGAAAAGCTCCCCAACCCCGTGTCCGAGCTGGAGCACCACGCGTACATCACCAATGTCTATGTGGCGCCCGAGCGGCGCGGAGAAGGCCTCGGCACGCGGCTTCTGGAGGCTGCGCTGGCCTGGATCCGTTCGCAGGACATCGATGCGGTGGTGCTGTGGCCCACCGCCCGCAGCCGCACGCTGTACGCGCGTTACGGGTTCGTGGAGCGCGGCGACTGTATGGAGCGCCGCGCGTCTAGCGGGTGA